Proteins co-encoded in one Nicotiana sylvestris chromosome 7, ASM39365v2, whole genome shotgun sequence genomic window:
- the LOC104242650 gene encoding alpha carbonic anhydrase 1, chloroplastic codes for MASVGGILVWVVNVCAILLLNLFSTASGDALKINFGYTGPIGPNNWGRLNPTFSACSTGKSQSPINIDSANLVINKNLKPLIMQYNHSEVATLVDNGFNVGIKYGENAGTLVVDGKTYNLKQMHWHSPSEHRLDGTQYAAELHLVHFAEDNSIAVLATLFHIGHPDPLMTKLQNKLNELARDVASQKETQIQLGTIDTHEIRKHTHKYYSYTGSLTTPPCSENVSWHILGKVRSISREQVEALRAPLDSRCKRNARPVQPLNGRQIQMYEVQVNVN; via the exons ATGGCTTCTGTTGGTGGAATTTTAGTTTGGGTGGTCAATGTATGTGCAATTCTTCTGCTCAATTTATTCTCTACTGCATCTG GTGATGCTTTGAAAATCAATTTTGGTTACACAGGCCCAATAGGCCCAAATAATTGGGGAAGGTTGAACCCAACATTTTCAGCCTGCTCAACTGGCAAATCTCAGTCCCCAATAAACATTGACAGTGCTAATCTTGTTATTAACAAAAATTTGAAGCCCTTAATTATGCAATATAATCATTCTGAAGTTGCTACTTTGGTTGATAATGGCTTTAATGTTGGG ATAAAATATGGGGAAAATGCAGGAACTTTGGTTGTGGATGGTAAAACTTACAACTTGAAGCAAATGCACTGGCATTCTCCTTCTGAACACCGACTTGATGGCACTCA ATATGCTGCAGAGCTTCATCTAGTTCATTTTGCTGAAGACAATAGTATAGCAGTATTGGCAACCCTCTTCCATATTGGTCATCCTGATCCCCTAATGACCAAG CTTCAAAATAAACTGAATGAGCTGGCAAGGGACGTGGCATCACAGAAAGAAACACAGATTCAGCTGGGAACCATAGATACACATGAAATAAGGAAACACACACACAAATATTACTCATACACTGGTTCTTTAACTACTCCACCATGCTCTGAAAATGTCTCTTGGCACATCCTTGGCAAG GTGAGATCAATATCAAGAGAGCAAGTAGAAGCTTTGAGAGCTCCATTGGATTCAAGGTGCAAGAGAAATGCAAGACCAGTACAGCCCTTAAATGGAAGGCAAATTCAGATGTATGAAGTCCAAGTAAATGTTAATTAG
- the LOC104242662 gene encoding uncharacterized protein, with translation MPQVDLETLVSACAGGGYDRKVACETLADSAGEKPVKNDLNADEKEPENPPDFPPESFWLSKDAEFDWFDRNAFLERKQSTKGIGPNPTNLNTPGSNSNSQRFSSTLKNKASIIGLPKTQKASFVDSKRRTCKPANIRLFPAKRSESTLKSTSVTEPSSPKVSCMGRVRSKRNRRRSSEKKSKKCEKSLERSRSSSEKRKTGFCSRLLSIFRSGRNQKKPARSSTEKALDSRVEGSVKPLKKSKSVSVGKTRGGPVGVEPVSEPAGLGGMKRFASGRKSESWGGDEINAVV, from the coding sequence ATGCCTCAAGTAGATTTAGAGACTCTAGTTTCAGCCTGTGCCGGCGGCGGATATGACCGGAAAGTTGCATGTGAAACTTTAGCGGACAGCGCCGGCGAAAAACCGGTGAAAAATGATTTAAACGCCGATGAGAAGGAACCAGAAAATCCGCCTGATTTTCCGCCGGAATCATTCTGGCTTTCGAAAGATGCTGAGTTCGATTGGTTTGATCGGAATGCCTTTTTGGAACGTAAACAGTCCACGAAAGGTATCGGTCCAAATCCGACGAACTTAAATACTCCAGGTTCCAATTCGAATTCGCAGAGATTTTCGTCGACTTTGAAAAATAAGGCTTCGATTATTGGACTACCGAAGACTCAGAAGGCTAGTTTCGTCGATTCGAAACGCCGAACTTGTAAACCGGCGAATATACGACTTTTCCCGGCGAAGCGGTCTGAATCCACATTGAAATCAACTTCAGTAACTGAACCGTCATCGCCGAAAGTATCTTGTATGGGAAGAGTAAGATCAAAACGCAATCGCCGCCGTTCATCggaaaaaaaatctaaaaaatgtgaaaaatcaCTCGAGCGATCACGAAGCAGTAGCGAGAAACGCAAAACTGGATTCTGTTCACGGTTACTATCGATATTCCGGTCTGGCCGGAATCAGAAAAAACCGGCGAGGTCTAGTACGGAGAAAGCACTGGATTCTAGGGTAGAAGGATCGGTAAAACCACTAAAAAAAAGCAAGAGCGTGAGCGTAGGGAAAACACGCGGAGGTCCAGTTGGTGTTGAACCGGTTTCTGAACCGGCCGGTTTAGGAGGAATGAAACGGTTCGCCTCGGGCCGGAAATCGGAATCATGGGGAGGCGATGAAATCAACGCAGTTGTTTAA